A section of the Ammospiza caudacuta isolate bAmmCau1 chromosome 28, bAmmCau1.pri, whole genome shotgun sequence genome encodes:
- the LONP1 gene encoding lon protease homolog, mitochondrial, translated as MGTFVQIHEMQDLGDKLRMIVMGHRRIRINKQLEVEPEEPENKQKIRRKQKRSKKEPEEETGAKDQAVELVLDPVAASSKEVLMVEVENVVHEDFQITEEVKALTAEIVKTIRDIIALNPLYRESVLQMMQAGQRVVDNPIYLSDMGAALTGAESHELQDILEETSIPKRLYKALSLLKKEYELSKLQQRLGREVEEKIKQTHRKYLLQEQLKIIKKELGLEKEDKDAIEEKFRERLKELVVPKHVMDVIDEELNKLGLLDNHSSEFNVTRNYLDWLTSIPWGKCSEENLELARARAVLEEDHYGMDDVKKRILEFIAVSQLRGSTQGKILCFYGPPGVGKTSIARSIARALNREYFRFSVGGMTDVAEIKGHRRTYVGAMPGKIIQCLKKTKTENPLILIDEVDKIGRGYQGDPSSALLELLDPEQNSNFLDHYLDVPVDLSKVLFICTANVTETIPEPLRDRMEVINVSGYVAEEKLAIAERYLVPQARVLCGLDENKAQITSDVLTVLIKQYCRESGVRNLQKQVEKVLRKSAYKIVSGEAKMVQVTPENLQDFVGKPIFTVDRMYETTPPGVVMGLAWTAMGGSTLFIETSLRRPKDKENKDGSLEVTGQLGDVMKESAKIAYTFARAFLMQKEPKNDFLISSHIHLHVPEGATPKDGPSAGCTIVTALLSLAMNCPVRQNVAMTGEVSLTGKILPVGGIKEKTIAAKRAGVTCIILPSENKKDYYDLAGFITEGLEVHFVEHYTEVFDIAFSRRDLTGG; from the exons GATTCGTATAAACAAGCAACTAGAGGTTGAGCCTGAGGAACCtgagaacaaacaaaaaattagaaGGAAACAGAAGCGATCTAAGAAGGAGCCTGAAGAGGAGACTGGAGCAAAGGACCAAGCTGTGGAGCTGGTTCTAGATCCTGTAGCTGCTTCTTCAAAGGAAGTTCTCATGGTAGAAGTAGAGAATGTGGTTCATGAAGATTTTCAGATCACAGAAGAGGTTAAA GCACTTACTGCAGAAATTGTTAAAACAATCCGGGACATCATTGCCTTGAACCCCTTGTACAG agaGTCTGTACTTCAGATGATGCAGGCTGGACAGCGTGTGGTAGATAACCCTATCTATCTGAGTGACATGGGTGCAGCCCTAACAGGGGCTGAGTCACATGAGCTTCAAGACATCTTGGAAGAAACCAGT ATTCCCAAACGGCTTTATAAAGCTCTTTCCCTTCTGAAAAAGGAGTATGAGCTGAGCAAACTTCAGCAGCGTCTTGGAAGAGAG GTTGAGGAGAAGATCAAGCAAACACATCGCAAGTATCTTCTTCAAGAGCAGTTAAAGATCATTAAGAAGGAACTGGGTCTGGAAAAGGAGGACAAGGATGCTATAGAAGAGAAATTCCGTGAGCGACTAAAGGAGCTGGTAGTGCCAAAACATGTCATGGATGTGATTGATGAAGAGTTGAACAAGTTGGGCTTGTTGGATAATCACTCCTCAGAATTCAA TGTTACACGGAACTATTTGGACTGGCTGACATCCATCCCATGGGGTAAGTGTAGTGAGGAGAACCTGGAGCTGGCTAGAGCCCGAGCAGTTCTGGAGGAGGATCACTATGGAATGGATGACGTCAAGAAGCGAATTCTG GAATTTATTGCAGTGAGCCAGCTGCGAGGATCCACCCAGGGGAAGATTTTGTGTTTTTATGGTCCCCCCGGAGTCGGCAAAACCAGTATTGCTCGCTCCATTGCCAGAGCCCTAAACAGAGAGTACTTCCGCTTCAGTGTTGGAGGGATGACTGATGTTGCAGAAATAAAAGGACACAG GAGGACATATGTTGGAGCAATGCCAGGAAAAATCATCCAGTGTCTGAAGAAGACCAAGACAGAGAATCCGCTTATACTGATTGACGAG GTAGATAAAATAGGAAGAGGCTATCAAGGGGATCCATCCTCAGCCCTTCTAGAACTATTGGATCCAGAACAGAACTCTAACTTCTTGGATCATTATCTTGATGTTCCTGTGGATTTGTCAAAG GTACTTTTTATTTGTACTGCCAATGTAACAGAAACCATTCCAGAGCCACTGCGGGATAGAATGGAAGTGATCAATGTGTCAGGATATGTAGCAGAAGAGAAACTTGCAATTGCAGAG AGATACTTGGTCCCTCAAGCACGAGTTCTCTGTGGCTTGGATGAAAACAAAGCTCAAATCACATCAGATGTCCTGACTGTTCTCATCAAGCAGTACTGCAGAGAGAGTGGGGTGAGGAATCTGCAGAAACAAGTAGAAAAG GTATTGAGGAAATCTGCCTATAAAATTGTGAGTGGAGAAGCAAAGATGGTCCAAGTAACACCTGAAAACCTGCAGGATTTTGTAGGAAAGCCCATCTTCACTGTGGATCGCATGTATGAAACCACTCCCCCAGGAGTGGTGATGGGTCTGGCCTGGACAGCTATGG gagGTTCCACTCTGTTTATTGAAACATCCCTGAGGCGACCCAAAGACAAGGAAAACAAGGATGGGTCACTTGAAGTAACAGGGCAACTGGGAGATGTAATGAAAGAGAGTGCCAAAATTGCATACACATTTGCAAGAGCCTTTCTGATGCAGAAGGAGCCCAAGAATGATTTTCTTATATCTTCTCATATCCACTTGCATGTGCCAGAG ggaGCAACCCCGAAGGATGGACCAAGCGCAGGATGTACCATAGTAACAGCTTTGCTGTCCCTGGCCATGAATTGCCCAGTGAGGCAGAATGTAGCCATGACTGGAGAAGTGTCATTGACTGGAAAAATTCTTCCTGTTGGTGGAATCAAGGAGAAGACTATTGCA GCAAAGAGGGCAGGTGTTACCTGCATCATTCTGCCATCAGAGAACAAAAAGGATTATTATGACCTCGCTGGATTCATTACAGAAGGACTGGAAGTGCATTTTGTGGAGCACTACACAGAGGTATTTGATATAGCATTTTCACGGCGGGATCTCACTGGAGGATGA
- the RPL36 gene encoding large ribosomal subunit protein eL36 has translation MAIRYPMAVGLNKGYKVTKNVSKPRQCRRRGRLTKHTKFVRDMIREVCGFAPYERRAMELLKVSKDKRALKFIKKRVGTHIRAKRKREELSNVLAAMRKAAAKKD, from the exons ATGGCCATCCGCTACCCTATGGCCGTGGGCCTTAACAAGGGCTACAAAGTGACGAAGAACGTGTCCAAGCCCCGACAGTGTCGCCGCCGTGGG cGCCTGACCAAACACACCAAGTTTGTGCGAGACATGATCAGGGAAGTCTGTGGCTTTGCGCCTTATGAGCGACGTGCAATGGAATTGCTTAAAGTGTCCAAGGACAAACGTGCTCTGAAGTTCATCAAGAAGCGG GTCGGCACTCACATTCGGGCCAAGAGGAAGCGGGAGGAACTCAGTAATGTCCTGGCAGCCATGAGGAAAGCTGCTGCAAAGAAGGATTGA